The Microbacterium trichothecenolyticum sequence GTTGGGGGCGGCTTCGACGGTCAACCGCGGGTGCGTCGTGCAGACGCACTTGTTCCATGATCGAATCATGAGCATGGATACCGTCGAGCTGGAACCCGGGGCCACCCTCGGCCCGCACAGCGTGGTCCTTCCGGCCTCCACCCTCGGTGCTCACGCGACCGTGGGTCCCGCCTCGCTGGTCATGCGCGGCGAGACCGTGCCGGTGGGCTCGCGGTGGAGCGGCAACCCCATCGGCCCCTGGCGCGCGGTGAAGGTTCGCGCGTACCAGTCGACGACGTGAGCGGCACCGATCCCTACGCCCCGCACAGCGGTGACGCCTCGTACGACGTGCGAGCGTACGACCTCGTGCTCGGCTACCGCGTGCGTACGAACCGGCTCGAGGGCACGGCGACCATCACCGCCGTCGCGCGGGAGCCGCTGACCTCGTTCGCCCTCGACCTCGTGGGGCTGCGAACCTCGCGGGTGCGGGTCGACGGTGCGTCGGTCCGCTTCGCGGCCGGCCCGCGCGTGCTCCGCGTCACCGCCCCTCGCGCTATCGCGGCCGGGGAGCGGTTCGAGGTCGAGGTGGCGTACGCCGGTGCCCCCGCTCCGCGCCGTTCCCGGTGGGGCACGGTCGGGTGGGAGGAGCTCACCGACGGCGCCCTCGTCGCCGGTCAGCCGATCGGCGCTCCCACGTGGTTCCCCTGCAACGATCGCCCCGACAACCGCGCGTCCATGCGTCTGGAGGTCACGGTCGACGACGGCTACACCGTCGCCGCGACCGGGGTGGCGGGGCCGAGCACCCGTCGCGGCGGGCGGGTGACCACCGTCTTCACCTCCGCCGTACCGACCGCGACCTATCTGGCGGCGGTGCACGTGGGCCGGTACCGCACTCGCTCGCTGGCGGGGAGCGGCGTCGGGGTCGTTCCGCCGGTCGGCATCGCCGCCCCGCCCGGACTGACCGCGGCGGTCGATCGCGCCTTCGCCGCCGTACCCGAGATGCTTCGCGTCTTCGACCGCGCGTTCGGGCCGTACCCGCAGGAGGCGTGCACGCTGGTCGTCACCGCCGACGAGCTGGAGATCCCGCTCGAGGCGCAGGGACTCGCGGTGTTCGGGATGAACCACCTCGTTCCCGCCGCCCAGCGGCTCGTCGCTCACGAGCTGGCCCACCAGTGGTTCGGCAACAGCGTGGGCATCGGTCGCTGGAGCGACATCTGGTTGAACGAGGGCTTCGCGTGCTACGCCGAGTGGTTGTGGTCGCAGGCGTCGGGCGGGCCCTCGGTGGCGTCTTGCGTCGCCGACCACTACGCGCGCCTCGCGGCCAAACCCCGCGATCTGCTGCTGGTCGACCCGGGACCCGACGACATGTTCGACGACCGCGTCTACAAGCGCGGGGCCCTGGCCCTGCACGCCGTGCGGCGTGCGCTGGGCGACGACGGGTTCTTCGCGTTGCTGCGCTCGTGGTCCGCGCAGCACCGCCACGCGCTCGCGACGACCGACGATTTCCGCGCGGCCGTCAGCCGGGCCGGGGGAGCGGATGCCGCCGCGGTGCTGTCGGAGTGGATCGACCGCACCGCGCTGCCGGCGCGGCCGTGACGGTGCGAATCGCGCGAGGGTGACGATGCTCCCGGGTCGCTCCTGCGCCGGTCAGCTTGCGGAAGCCACCGCGACCGCCACGACGACGCCGGGCGGTGCCTCGACGTCGAATCCGACGCCCGCCGCCGCGCCGTCGATCGTCGAGCTCCACTCGCCGTCAGCGCGCTCGACGATCCGCACTCGCGCGGGATCGACCGCGAGCCCGCGTCCGTCGGCCTTCAGCACCGCCTCGACCCGCGCCCATGTGCGCGCGTCCGCGCCCGGCAGCACACGGTCGAGGCCCGTCGCATCGGCGGCCACGGCGTCGATTCCCACCCGCTGGTCGCCGTCACGGACGGCGACGATCGCCCATCCGCTCGCGTAGGAGACGGATGCCGTGACCTCCGCCCCCGACACGCGGACGCGACCGTGGTCGCCGCCGCACCGCGAGCATCTCGACGACAGGCGAGCTCCGGGCAGGAGCTCGGTCAGCAGCGAACGCGACACCTCGCGGCGGTCTGCCCCGGCGGAGACGATGCGCCAGGCGACACGCACTCCACCGGCCCCGTTCACACGGGCGGCTCGTGCGTCTCGATCGCGACGATGCCGGCGCCGGGGTGCGCCACCGGGATGTGGATGACAGAGAAGCCGCCGGGTTCGAGCGACGACGAGCTCCCCAGGTACGCCCCGCGCATGGTGCCGGTCGCGAGCGCCACCTCTTGCAGGATGTCGGGCAGCACCGGACCGTGACTGGCGAGCACGACGGGCTTACGCGCACGGACCCGTTCGCCGATGACGGACCGGGCATCCGAGCGGCCTTGCTCCCAGGCGTCCTGGCTGATCGCCCCGCTCATCTGAATACGCTGCCCCAGCGCGTGCGAGAGCGGCGTGACGGTGCGGACGCACCGCTCCGCCGGGCTCGACACGATGCGGCGCACACCGTACGCCAGCAGCGGACCGACGATGGCTTCGGCCTGGCGACGTCCACGGGTGGTCAGCGGACGGTCGGTGTCGGCGCCCTCCCACTCGTCGCGGGGGCGGGCCTTGCCGTGCCGGAGCGCGATGAGCGGGAACGTCGGCAGCGCGCGCTCGTCGATGAGCCGTGAGAACTCGTCGAGGATCTCGATGTCGACCGGGTAGCTGAGGT is a genomic window containing:
- a CDS encoding M1 family metallopeptidase, which codes for MSGTDPYAPHSGDASYDVRAYDLVLGYRVRTNRLEGTATITAVAREPLTSFALDLVGLRTSRVRVDGASVRFAAGPRVLRVTAPRAIAAGERFEVEVAYAGAPAPRRSRWGTVGWEELTDGALVAGQPIGAPTWFPCNDRPDNRASMRLEVTVDDGYTVAATGVAGPSTRRGGRVTTVFTSAVPTATYLAAVHVGRYRTRSLAGSGVGVVPPVGIAAPPGLTAAVDRAFAAVPEMLRVFDRAFGPYPQEACTLVVTADELEIPLEAQGLAVFGMNHLVPAAQRLVAHELAHQWFGNSVGIGRWSDIWLNEGFACYAEWLWSQASGGPSVASCVADHYARLAAKPRDLLLVDPGPDDMFDDRVYKRGALALHAVRRALGDDGFFALLRSWSAQHRHALATTDDFRAAVSRAGGADAAAVLSEWIDRTALPARP
- a CDS encoding NUDIX hydrolase, with translation MTETAVYAAGGVVWRIVEGKLRVLLIHRTKYRDLTLPKGKVEPGETLAETAVREIREETGIRVSLGVPVGVSRYKMPSSRTKIVHYWAAEATDAAVRTSSFVPNKEVAAIEWMSVKKARKNLSYPVDIEILDEFSRLIDERALPTFPLIALRHGKARPRDEWEGADTDRPLTTRGRRQAEAIVGPLLAYGVRRIVSSPAERCVRTVTPLSHALGQRIQMSGAISQDAWEQGRSDARSVIGERVRARKPVVLASHGPVLPDILQEVALATGTMRGAYLGSSSSLEPGGFSVIHIPVAHPGAGIVAIETHEPPV